A single region of the Neisseria zoodegmatis genome encodes:
- the ftsZ gene encoding cell division protein FtsZ, with protein sequence MELVYDVVESAASPAVIKVIGIGGGGCNAINNMILNTVQGVEFISANTDAQSLGKSNAGKRIQLGTNLTRGLGAGANPEIGRAAAQEDREAIADAIRGANMLFITTGMGGGTGTGAAPVVAEIAKEQGILTVAVVTRPFGHEGKRVHIAQEGLDHLKSQVDSLIVIPNDKLMTALGEDITVREAFRAADNVLRDAVAGISEVVTRPGFINLDFADVKNVMSIMGMAMMGSGFAQGIDRARLATEQAISSPLLDDVTLDGARGVLVNITTAPGCLKMSEYREIMKVVDEYAHPEAERKYGTAEDENMEEDAIRVTIIATGLKENNVLGSNNNLRMVKTQQATGTDDGFPNIDGLIRSGRNTRSMNLTASDFSNQSVLDDFEIPAILRRQAD encoded by the coding sequence ATGGAATTGGTTTACGACGTAGTAGAATCAGCTGCAAGCCCTGCGGTCATTAAAGTTATCGGCATCGGCGGCGGCGGTTGCAACGCTATCAACAACATGATTTTGAATACCGTTCAAGGTGTTGAATTTATTAGCGCGAATACCGACGCCCAATCTTTAGGCAAAAGCAATGCCGGCAAACGTATCCAGTTGGGTACCAATTTAACCCGCGGTTTGGGTGCGGGTGCCAACCCTGAAATCGGCCGCGCCGCAGCCCAAGAAGACCGTGAAGCCATTGCAGATGCCATCCGCGGTGCCAATATGCTGTTCATTACCACCGGTATGGGCGGTGGTACCGGTACCGGTGCCGCTCCTGTTGTTGCTGAAATTGCCAAAGAGCAAGGCATTTTGACTGTGGCTGTTGTGACCCGTCCGTTCGGCCACGAAGGTAAACGCGTTCACATCGCCCAAGAAGGCTTGGATCACCTGAAAAGCCAAGTGGATTCATTAATCGTGATTCCTAACGACAAACTGATGACTGCATTGGGCGAAGACATCACCGTGCGTGAAGCATTCCGCGCTGCCGACAACGTATTGCGCGATGCCGTTGCCGGTATTTCCGAAGTAGTTACCCGCCCCGGTTTCATCAACTTGGACTTTGCCGACGTGAAAAACGTGATGAGCATTATGGGCATGGCGATGATGGGTTCAGGCTTTGCCCAAGGCATCGACCGTGCACGCTTGGCTACTGAACAAGCTATTTCCAGCCCGCTCTTGGATGATGTGACTTTGGATGGTGCGCGCGGCGTGTTGGTAAACATCACCACCGCTCCGGGGTGCCTGAAAATGTCGGAATACCGCGAAATCATGAAAGTGGTGGACGAATATGCCCATCCCGAAGCAGAGCGTAAATACGGTACGGCCGAAGATGAAAACATGGAAGAAGATGCCATCCGTGTAACCATCATCGCAACCGGTTTGAAAGAAAACAATGTGTTGGGTTCCAACAATAATCTGCGTATGGTGAAAACCCAGCAGGCTACCGGCACGGACGACGGTTTCCCCAATATCGACGGCTTAATCCGTTCCGGCCGCAATACCCGCAGCATGAACCTGACTGCTTCTGATTTTTCAAATCAATCTGTATTGGATGATTTTGAAATTCCAGCCATTTTGCGTCGCCAAGCAGATTAA
- a CDS encoding L,D-transpeptidase family protein, which yields MSQKIKKTLLCLGMLFVAAIAAVFLFWLKPLPPAVLEGEAEAKPKVGNSEPLPASAVIDRLVVYKAKRQMWAYHGEELLKIYPVSLGFNPVGHKQFEGDGKTPEGLYRINERNPNSGYHKNLGVSYPNATDKAYAASQGKESGGLIKIHGLPNGKGAIGRHHLRRDWTNGCIAVTDDEVDELYRSVVYNAPIDIRP from the coding sequence TAAAAAAACGCTGCTTTGTTTAGGAATGTTGTTTGTGGCTGCCATCGCCGCAGTCTTTTTATTCTGGCTGAAACCGCTGCCGCCCGCCGTGCTGGAAGGCGAGGCCGAGGCCAAGCCGAAGGTGGGTAATTCGGAGCCGCTTCCGGCTTCGGCTGTGATCGACCGTTTGGTGGTTTATAAGGCCAAGCGCCAGATGTGGGCGTATCACGGGGAAGAGTTGCTGAAAATTTATCCGGTGTCGCTGGGTTTTAATCCCGTCGGCCACAAGCAGTTTGAAGGCGACGGCAAAACGCCCGAAGGTCTTTACCGGATAAACGAACGAAATCCGAACAGCGGCTATCATAAAAATCTGGGCGTCTCTTATCCGAATGCCACCGATAAAGCTTACGCCGCCTCACAGGGCAAAGAGTCGGGCGGGCTGATTAAAATCCACGGCCTGCCCAACGGTAAAGGCGCCATAGGCAGACACCATTTGCGGCGCGACTGGACCAACGGCTGCATCGCGGTTACCGATGATGAGGTGGACGAACTCTACCGCAGCGTGGTTTACAATGCGCCCATCGACATCCGCCCATAA
- a CDS encoding isoprenylcysteine carboxyl methyltransferase family protein, whose product MITAVFALIFAIRLVSLSISVQNEKRLIAAGAKQFGEKNSKLLAAAHIIYYFSALAESHIREAVFDGISAAGTALTAFALVVLFYVIRALGEIWTLKIYIHPQHKINRSWLFRYVRHPNYFLNIIPELIGVGLLCHAWTTMMVGLPVYMVILSIRIRQEHEAMRHLW is encoded by the coding sequence ATGATTACAGCTGTTTTTGCTCTTATTTTTGCTATCCGTTTAGTTTCTCTTTCTATTTCTGTTCAAAACGAAAAACGCTTGATTGCGGCGGGTGCCAAGCAGTTTGGCGAGAAAAATTCGAAGCTGCTGGCTGCGGCACATATCATCTATTATTTTTCGGCACTTGCCGAATCGCATATCCGAGAGGCGGTGTTTGACGGTATTTCCGCAGCAGGTACGGCATTGACGGCGTTTGCCTTGGTTGTGCTGTTTTACGTTATTCGTGCGTTGGGTGAAATTTGGACGCTGAAAATCTATATCCATCCGCAACATAAAATCAACAGGTCGTGGTTGTTCCGCTATGTACGCCATCCCAATTATTTTTTGAATATTATTCCCGAGCTGATCGGCGTGGGTTTGCTTTGTCATGCTTGGACAACCATGATGGTCGGCTTGCCGGTGTATATGGTTATTCTCTCTATCCGTATCCGCCAAGAGCATGAAGCGATGCGCCATTTGTGGTAA
- a CDS encoding cell division protein FtsQ/DivIB, translating to MWDNAGALKRITGWLMILVVLILLGALVVWVYNSPYFPVKQVKIEGDVQRTGNKQLQNVAQKYIRGNIFKADLNGAQDAFAKLPWVDKVSVRRRLPDTVEINLTERIPVGRWKESGLIDSNGNLFNAATDETFPLFDGQPGTGSIMVKHYNEFTAILKPQNLSIAKLEYTPRSAWSVELNNGISVRLGRENETKRLQRFADMWQEVLQVRQSNIDYVDMRYKDGFAVRYLEKTQEQETAGPSETAIPEAETANRQ from the coding sequence ATGTGGGATAATGCAGGCGCGCTGAAGCGCATAACCGGTTGGCTGATGATCCTAGTAGTGTTGATACTGCTGGGAGCATTGGTCGTTTGGGTTTACAATTCGCCCTACTTTCCGGTCAAACAAGTGAAAATCGAAGGCGATGTTCAGCGCACAGGCAATAAGCAACTGCAAAACGTGGCGCAGAAATACATCCGCGGCAATATTTTCAAAGCCGATTTAAACGGCGCGCAAGACGCTTTTGCCAAACTGCCTTGGGTAGATAAAGTATCCGTGCGGCGCCGTTTGCCCGATACCGTAGAAATCAACTTGACCGAACGCATACCGGTGGGGCGTTGGAAAGAATCCGGCTTGATAGACAGCAACGGCAATCTGTTTAACGCCGCAACCGATGAAACCTTCCCGCTTTTCGACGGGCAGCCCGGTACAGGTTCCATCATGGTCAAGCATTACAATGAATTTACCGCGATACTCAAACCTCAAAACTTGAGTATCGCGAAACTTGAATACACGCCGCGCTCGGCGTGGTCGGTAGAATTAAACAACGGCATTTCCGTCAGATTGGGGCGTGAAAACGAAACCAAACGTCTGCAACGCTTTGCCGACATGTGGCAGGAAGTGCTGCAAGTGCGCCAAAGCAACATAGATTATGTAGATATGCGCTACAAAGACGGTTTTGCCGTGCGCTATCTTGAGAAAACACAAGAGCAAGAAACAGCAGGGCCGTCTGAAACCGCGATTCCAGAGGCCGAAACAGCAAACAGACAGTAA
- the ftsW gene encoding putative lipid II flippase FtsW, producing the protein MITESKILDRKILRSGQKFDHSLLWMVVLMTAFSLMMIYSASIAYAAHDGGDKWFYLGRQAIFLGIGAGVALAVAKIPLKTWKKMTPFILLGSLVLLVAVLVVGREINGAKRWIHLGPFNLQPTEIFKMAVILYLSSFFTRRAEILKQFKKVGFSAVPVGIGLGLIMLEPDFGSFVVVTAVAMGLLFLAGLPWRWFMMMVGIGLASMVALIAVAPYRMARVAAFLNPWEDPLGKGYQLTHSLMAIARGEWFGVGLGASLEKRFYLPEAHTDFILAVIGEEFGFVGIFVLIFCYAWLVWRAFSIGKQARDLELFFGAYVAKGIGIWLGIQSFFNIGVNIGLLPTKGLTLPLMSYGGSAVIIMLACMALLLRVDYENRLKMRGYKVEG; encoded by the coding sequence ATGATTACCGAATCCAAAATTCTCGACCGTAAAATTCTGCGCAGCGGGCAGAAATTCGACCATTCGCTGCTGTGGATGGTGGTATTGATGACGGCGTTCAGCCTGATGATGATTTACTCCGCCTCGATTGCCTATGCCGCGCACGACGGCGGCGACAAATGGTTTTATCTCGGCCGCCAAGCCATATTTTTAGGCATAGGCGCAGGCGTGGCGTTGGCCGTGGCGAAAATCCCGCTGAAAACTTGGAAAAAGATGACGCCGTTTATCCTGCTCGGCAGCTTGGTTTTGCTGGTGGCCGTGCTGGTGGTGGGGCGCGAAATCAACGGCGCGAAACGCTGGATTCATTTGGGGCCGTTCAACCTGCAGCCGACTGAGATTTTCAAAATGGCGGTGATTCTGTATCTGTCGAGCTTCTTTACCCGTCGTGCCGAAATTCTCAAGCAGTTTAAGAAAGTGGGTTTTTCCGCCGTGCCGGTGGGTATCGGCTTGGGCTTGATTATGCTGGAGCCGGACTTCGGTTCGTTTGTGGTGGTGACTGCCGTGGCAATGGGGTTGCTGTTTCTGGCCGGCTTGCCGTGGCGCTGGTTCATGATGATGGTGGGCATCGGTTTGGCGAGCATGGTGGCGCTGATTGCCGTTGCGCCGTACCGTATGGCGCGGGTGGCGGCGTTTCTGAATCCGTGGGAAGACCCGCTCGGCAAAGGCTACCAGTTGACCCATTCGCTGATGGCGATTGCCCGAGGTGAGTGGTTCGGCGTCGGTTTGGGCGCGAGTTTGGAAAAACGCTTTTATCTGCCCGAAGCGCATACCGACTTTATTTTGGCCGTGATTGGCGAAGAGTTCGGTTTTGTCGGCATTTTCGTGCTGATTTTCTGCTATGCGTGGCTGGTGTGGCGGGCGTTTTCCATCGGCAAGCAGGCGCGCGATTTGGAGCTGTTTTTCGGTGCTTACGTTGCCAAAGGCATCGGCATCTGGTTGGGTATTCAAAGCTTTTTCAATATCGGCGTGAACATCGGCCTGCTGCCGACCAAAGGCCTGACCTTGCCGCTGATGTCTTACGGCGGTTCGGCCGTCATCATTATGCTGGCCTGTATGGCACTGTTGCTGAGAGTGGATTATGAAAACCGCCTGAAAATGCGCGGTTATAAAGTCGAGGGGTAA
- the murC gene encoding UDP-N-acetylmuramate--L-alanine ligase yields the protein MKNRVNNIHFVGIGGSGMSGIAEVLHNLGFNVSGSDQAQSAVTRHLSGLGIQVYPGHTAAHVTDADVVVISTAVKADNPEVVAAHERKIPVIPRALMLAELMRFRDGIAIAGTHGKTTTTSLTASILAAADMDPTFVIGGKLNAAGTNARLGSGQYIVAEADESDASFLHLTPVMSVVTNIDTDHMDTYDHSVEKLHQAFVTFIHRMPFYGKAFLCIDSEHVRAIVPRISKPFATYGLDSSADIYATDVRTEGTQMRFTVHAKHNGTEPFEVVLNMPGRHNVLNALAAIGVALEVGASVEAVQKGLLGFEGVGRRFQKYGEVALPGGGKVTLIDDYGHHPVEMAATLAAARGAYPNNRLVLVFQPHRYTRTRDLFEDFVGVLNTVDTLVLTEVYAAGEEPIVAADSRALARAVRVMGKLEPIYCEDVNALPQTLLNVLKDGDVLLTMGAGSINKVPAAFIEESARA from the coding sequence ATGAAAAACAGAGTTAACAATATTCATTTTGTGGGTATCGGCGGTTCGGGTATGAGCGGGATTGCCGAAGTGCTGCACAATCTGGGTTTTAACGTATCCGGTTCCGATCAGGCGCAAAGTGCGGTAACGCGCCACCTGAGCGGCTTGGGGATTCAGGTGTATCCCGGCCATACCGCCGCCCACGTTACCGATGCCGACGTTGTTGTGATTTCAACCGCCGTGAAGGCCGACAATCCCGAAGTGGTGGCCGCGCACGAGCGCAAAATTCCCGTGATTCCCCGCGCCTTGATGTTGGCCGAGCTGATGCGCTTTCGCGACGGCATCGCTATTGCCGGCACACACGGCAAAACCACCACCACCAGCCTGACCGCATCTATTTTGGCGGCAGCAGACATGGATCCGACCTTTGTCATCGGCGGCAAACTCAACGCTGCCGGTACAAACGCCCGTTTGGGCAGCGGCCAATACATCGTTGCCGAAGCAGACGAATCGGACGCCTCGTTTTTGCATCTCACCCCCGTTATGTCGGTTGTGACCAATATCGATACCGACCATATGGACACTTACGACCACAGCGTTGAAAAGTTGCATCAGGCGTTTGTAACCTTCATCCACCGCATGCCTTTTTACGGCAAAGCCTTTTTGTGCATCGACAGCGAGCATGTGCGAGCGATTGTGCCGCGCATCAGCAAACCTTTCGCGACTTACGGGCTGGACAGCTCGGCCGATATTTACGCCACCGACGTGCGCACCGAAGGCACGCAAATGCGCTTTACCGTGCATGCGAAACACAACGGCACGGAGCCGTTTGAAGTGGTGCTGAATATGCCCGGCCGCCATAATGTATTGAACGCGCTGGCTGCTATCGGCGTTGCGTTGGAAGTAGGCGCTTCCGTAGAAGCCGTTCAAAAAGGTTTGCTCGGTTTTGAAGGCGTAGGCCGCCGTTTCCAAAAATACGGCGAAGTTGCCTTGCCCGGCGGCGGTAAAGTAACCCTGATCGACGATTACGGCCATCACCCCGTAGAAATGGCGGCAACATTGGCTGCCGCCCGCGGTGCTTACCCGAACAACCGTTTGGTGCTGGTCTTCCAGCCGCACCGTTATACCCGCACCCGCGACTTGTTTGAAGACTTTGTGGGTGTATTGAATACTGTCGATACTTTGGTCTTGACCGAAGTCTATGCCGCCGGCGAAGAGCCGATTGTTGCCGCCGACAGCCGCGCATTGGCTCGCGCCGTGCGGGTGATGGGCAAACTCGAGCCGATTTACTGCGAAGACGTCAACGCGCTGCCGCAAACGCTGTTGAACGTACTCAAAGACGGCGACGTATTGCTTACTATGGGCGCCGGCAGCATCAATAAAGTACCGGCGGCATTTATCGAAGAAAGTGCCCGTGCATAA
- the ftsA gene encoding cell division protein FtsA yields MVKGKYISALDIGTSKVIALIGEIQEDNEIHIIGLGQAPSRGLKAGMVTNIDATAQAIKQAMNEAELMADCKVDSVTTGIAGNHIRSLNSQGVVKIKDGEVSQADIDRAIETAKAVNIPPDHNILHTVVQEYIIDNQPGVKEPIGMSGVRLDTRVHIITGAITALQNIQKCVNRCGLHMDQIMLQPLASGQAVLTEDEKDLGVCVIDIGGGTTDIAVYTNGAIRHTAVIPVAGDLITKDLAQALRTPHNAAEYIKIHHGVAIATMDGLDEMIEVPSVGDRQPRQISRRVLASVIGPRVEEILELTLNELRRSGFPEEVLTSGIVLTGGASLLTGIVDLAEDVFNLPARIGVPQEMGGVSERIRNPRYATAIGLLQAARGEVYGSPVSGAVVVREHKDSLWVKFRDWLKNNF; encoded by the coding sequence ATGGTAAAAGGCAAATATATCAGCGCATTGGATATCGGTACTTCTAAAGTTATCGCATTAATCGGCGAAATACAGGAAGACAATGAAATCCACATTATCGGCTTGGGTCAGGCACCGTCGCGCGGCCTGAAAGCCGGTATGGTGACCAATATCGATGCCACTGCCCAAGCCATTAAACAGGCCATGAACGAAGCCGAGTTGATGGCGGACTGTAAAGTAGACAGCGTAACCACCGGCATCGCAGGCAACCATATCCGCAGCCTCAATTCGCAAGGCGTGGTTAAAATCAAAGACGGCGAAGTGTCGCAAGCCGATATCGACCGTGCTATTGAAACCGCTAAAGCCGTTAATATTCCGCCTGACCACAATATACTGCATACCGTTGTCCAAGAGTATATTATCGACAACCAACCCGGCGTGAAAGAACCCATCGGCATGAGCGGCGTTCGTTTGGATACGCGCGTACACATCATTACCGGAGCCATTACCGCCCTGCAAAACATCCAAAAATGCGTTAACCGCTGCGGCCTGCACATGGATCAGATTATGTTGCAGCCTTTGGCCAGCGGGCAGGCCGTCTTAACCGAAGACGAAAAAGATTTGGGCGTATGCGTAATCGATATCGGCGGCGGTACTACCGATATTGCCGTTTATACCAACGGTGCCATCCGCCATACCGCCGTGATTCCGGTTGCCGGCGATTTGATTACCAAAGATTTGGCACAAGCATTGCGTACTCCGCATAATGCGGCTGAATACATCAAAATCCATCACGGCGTGGCTATTGCCACTATGGACGGTTTGGATGAAATGATCGAAGTGCCCAGCGTAGGCGACCGCCAGCCGCGCCAAATTTCCCGCCGCGTATTGGCCAGCGTTATCGGCCCGCGCGTGGAAGAAATTTTGGAGCTGACGCTTAACGAGTTGCGCCGTTCGGGTTTTCCCGAAGAAGTGCTGACTTCCGGCATCGTATTGACGGGCGGCGCATCACTGCTTACCGGCATTGTGGATTTGGCAGAAGACGTATTCAACCTGCCTGCGCGTATCGGTGTGCCGCAAGAAATGGGCGGCGTTTCCGAACGTATCCGCAATCCCCGTTATGCTACCGCCATCGGCTTGCTTCAGGCGGCCCGCGGCGAAGTGTACGGCAGCCCCGTTTCCGGCGCGGTCGTAGTAAGAGAGCACAAAGACAGCTTGTGGGTGAAATTCCGCGACTGGCTCAAAAACAACTTTTAA
- the ftsY gene encoding signal recognition particle-docking protein FtsY, with protein sequence MFSFFKRKKKQETAETVAEPVQTPVSEAAVENADEPSALEISTPETLEPLTETQLEAVEEHEESSVLDQLVSDVVSGSSELPEQYDPNAPVAKIHVSPIPEGDAAPVEEAAELNSSELADALRLPDSIATMTAPVVAAADEPAEPVAEEDEPAKLGWAARLKKGLTKSRDQMAKSLAGVFGGGQIDEDLYEELETVLITSDMGMEATEYLMKDVRKRVSLRGLKDGNELRGALKDAIYDLIKPLQKPLVIPDNGQPFVIMLAGINGAGKTTSIGKLAKYFQSQGKSVLLAAGDTFRAAAREQLQEWGARNGVTVISQSTGDSAAVCFDAVEAAKARGIDIVLADTAGRLPTQLHLMEEIKKVKRVLQKSMPDAPHEIIVVLDANIGQNAINQVVAFDDALDVTGLIVTKLDGTAKGGILAALASNRPIPVRYIGVGESIDDLRPFDARAFVDALFD encoded by the coding sequence ATGTTCAGCTTCTTTAAACGCAAGAAAAAACAGGAAACTGCCGAAACTGTTGCCGAACCTGTGCAAACGCCGGTATCGGAAGCGGCTGTCGAAAATGCGGACGAGCCGTCCGCCCTTGAAATTTCCACTCCCGAAACCCTCGAACCGCTGACCGAAACCCAGCTTGAAGCGGTAGAAGAGCATGAAGAAAGCAGCGTACTCGACCAATTGGTGTCGGACGTGGTTTCCGGCAGCAGCGAGTTGCCCGAACAATACGATCCGAATGCGCCGGTAGCCAAAATCCACGTTTCGCCGATACCCGAAGGCGATGCCGCACCGGTGGAAGAGGCGGCCGAACTCAACAGCAGCGAATTGGCCGATGCTTTGAGATTGCCCGACAGTATCGCCACGATGACTGCGCCGGTGGTTGCCGCTGCCGACGAGCCTGCCGAACCTGTGGCGGAGGAAGACGAACCAGCCAAGCTCGGTTGGGCGGCGCGTTTGAAAAAAGGCTTAACCAAATCGCGCGACCAAATGGCCAAATCGCTGGCCGGCGTATTCGGCGGCGGCCAGATCGACGAAGACCTGTATGAAGAGCTGGAAACCGTGCTGATTACCAGCGATATGGGCATGGAAGCCACCGAATATCTGATGAAAGACGTGCGCAAACGCGTGTCGCTGCGCGGTTTGAAAGACGGCAACGAGTTGCGCGGCGCTTTGAAAGACGCGATTTACGATTTGATCAAGCCGTTGCAGAAACCGCTGGTGATTCCCGACAACGGGCAGCCTTTTGTGATTATGCTGGCCGGCATCAATGGCGCGGGCAAAACCACTTCTATCGGCAAACTGGCCAAATATTTCCAATCGCAAGGTAAGTCGGTGCTGCTGGCGGCGGGCGATACTTTCCGTGCCGCCGCCCGCGAGCAGTTGCAGGAATGGGGCGCGCGCAACGGCGTGACCGTGATTTCGCAAAGCACAGGCGACTCCGCCGCTGTCTGTTTCGATGCCGTAGAAGCCGCCAAAGCGCGCGGTATCGACATCGTGCTGGCCGACACCGCAGGCCGCCTGCCGACCCAACTTCATTTGATGGAAGAAATCAAAAAAGTAAAACGCGTGCTGCAAAAATCCATGCCCGACGCGCCGCATGAAATCATCGTGGTGTTGGATGCGAATATCGGCCAAAACGCTATTAATCAAGTGGTTGCGTTTGATGATGCGCTGGACGTTACCGGCCTGATTGTTACCAAACTCGACGGTACGGCCAAAGGCGGCATTCTCGCCGCGCTGGCTTCCAACCGCCCGATTCCGGTGCGCTATATCGGCGTGGGTGAAAGCATCGACGACTTGCGCCCGTTTGATGCGCGTGCGTTTGTGGATGCTTTGTTTGACTGA
- a CDS encoding D-alanine--D-alanine ligase, with protein sequence MQEFGKVAVLMGGFSSEREVSLISGGAILEALKSKGIDAHAFDPKETPLHELKTQGFQTAFNILHGTYGEDGTVQGALELLGIPYTGSGIMASAVGMDKYRCKLIWQGLGLPVPEFAVLYEDSDFDAVEQKLGLPMFVKPAAEGSSVGVVKVKEAGRLKEVYQELKHFHGEIIAERFIGGGEYSCPVINGKGYPSILIVPATEFYDYEAKYNRDDTVYQCPSDLSPEDEALMRELAVKGAAAVGAQGVSRVDFLKDTDGKLYLLEINTLPGMTSHSLVPKSAAQTGLSFADLCVEILKTAHVG encoded by the coding sequence ATGCAAGAATTTGGCAAAGTTGCCGTGCTGATGGGCGGATTTTCAAGCGAACGGGAGGTATCCTTAATCAGCGGGGGCGCCATCCTCGAAGCACTGAAAAGCAAAGGCATAGATGCCCATGCGTTCGACCCGAAAGAAACCCCGTTGCACGAATTAAAAACGCAAGGTTTTCAGACGGCCTTCAATATCCTGCACGGTACATACGGCGAAGACGGCACAGTGCAAGGCGCCTTGGAATTGCTCGGCATTCCCTATACCGGCAGCGGCATCATGGCCTCGGCAGTCGGTATGGACAAATACCGCTGCAAACTGATTTGGCAGGGCTTGGGTTTGCCCGTGCCCGAATTTGCCGTGCTCTATGAAGACAGCGATTTTGATGCCGTCGAGCAAAAACTCGGCTTGCCCATGTTTGTGAAACCCGCCGCAGAAGGCAGCAGCGTAGGCGTGGTGAAAGTGAAAGAAGCAGGCCGTCTGAAAGAAGTGTATCAAGAGCTGAAGCATTTCCACGGCGAAATTATTGCCGAACGCTTTATCGGCGGCGGCGAATATTCCTGCCCCGTGATTAACGGCAAAGGTTATCCCAGTATCCTCATCGTTCCCGCTACCGAGTTTTACGACTACGAAGCCAAATACAACCGCGACGATACCGTGTATCAATGTCCGTCCGACTTAAGCCCCGAAGACGAGGCCTTAATGCGCGAACTGGCCGTTAAAGGCGCTGCGGCTGTCGGCGCCCAAGGCGTGTCGCGGGTGGATTTTTTGAAAGATACCGACGGAAAACTGTATCTTCTTGAAATCAATACCTTGCCGGGCATGACCAGCCACAGCTTAGTGCCGAAGTCCGCCGCCCAAACCGGCTTGAGCTTCGCCGATTTATGTGTTGAAATTCTGAAAACCGCTCATGTGGGATAA
- the murG gene encoding undecaprenyldiphospho-muramoylpentapeptide beta-N-acetylglucosaminyltransferase → MKTKTFMLMAGGTGGHIFPALAVAESLRSRGHHVIWLGSRDSMEERIVPKHNIRLETLAIKGVRGNGLKRKLMLPFTLFQTVQDALRIIKKHRVDCVIGFGGFVTFPGGVAAKLAGIPVVIHEQNAVAGLANKQLSRWARRVLYAFPKAFDNPDGLVGNPVRADIANLPEPAQRFAGREGRLKVLVMGGSLGADVLNQTVPRALALLTENERPQIYHQAGRGKLGSLQSDYDLLNVKAKCVEFIDDMVAAYQHADVVICRAGALTIAELTAAGVGALLVPYPHAVDDHQTANARFMVKADAGLLLPQSQLTAEKLAEVLWALDRDRCLEWAKNARTLAMPHSADDVAVTAIATTM, encoded by the coding sequence ATGAAAACAAAAACCTTTATGTTGATGGCAGGTGGCACGGGAGGCCACATTTTCCCCGCGCTGGCGGTGGCGGAATCGCTGCGCTCGCGCGGGCACCATGTGATTTGGCTGGGCAGCCGCGATTCTATGGAAGAGCGGATTGTGCCGAAACACAATATCCGCCTTGAAACGCTGGCCATTAAAGGCGTGCGCGGCAACGGCCTCAAGCGCAAACTGATGCTGCCGTTTACTTTGTTTCAAACCGTGCAGGATGCGTTGAGAATCATCAAGAAACACCGCGTCGATTGCGTGATCGGTTTCGGCGGGTTTGTAACTTTCCCCGGCGGTGTGGCGGCAAAGCTGGCTGGCATTCCCGTAGTGATTCACGAGCAAAACGCCGTGGCCGGTTTGGCCAACAAACAGCTTTCCCGCTGGGCGCGCCGCGTGCTGTATGCTTTTCCCAAAGCATTTGACAATCCCGACGGTTTGGTCGGCAATCCCGTGCGTGCAGACATCGCCAATCTGCCCGAACCCGCCCAACGCTTTGCCGGCAGGGAAGGCCGTCTGAAAGTATTGGTAATGGGCGGCAGCTTGGGCGCAGACGTATTGAACCAAACCGTGCCGCGCGCTTTGGCTCTGCTTACCGAAAACGAACGCCCGCAGATTTATCATCAAGCCGGTCGCGGCAAACTCGGCAGCCTGCAAAGCGATTACGATTTGCTGAACGTAAAAGCCAAGTGCGTGGAATTTATCGACGATATGGTTGCCGCTTACCAACATGCCGATGTGGTGATTTGCCGTGCCGGTGCGCTGACCATTGCCGAGCTGACCGCAGCAGGCGTGGGCGCGCTGCTGGTGCCGTATCCACATGCCGTTGACGACCACCAAACCGCCAACGCCCGCTTTATGGTAAAAGCCGATGCCGGTTTGCTGCTTCCGCAGTCGCAACTGACTGCCGAAAAGTTGGCCGAAGTATTGTGGGCGTTGGATAGAGACCGCTGCCTCGAGTGGGCGAAAAACGCGCGCACTTTGGCCATGCCGCACAGTGCCGACGATGTGGCCGTTACCGCCATCGCCACCACCATGTAA